The following proteins are co-located in the Shouchella hunanensis genome:
- a CDS encoding SLC13 family permease — translation MKLTWNRLWEQSERTKDLLNIFSYANKSSAALKKEAVEHKEKQQKKTVNPDGGNDKKPYSRAQLVGLLLGPLLFVLTIVFFEPAGLSGDGQRVLAVTLWIATWWMTEAIPIPATSLMPLILLPMTGAMQGSDVASSYGNDIIFLFLGGFFIATAMEKWNLHKRIALFIISVIGTSTQRILLGFMTATAFLSFWVSNTAAVMMMIPMALAITAQVTEAMKNDPRKKDIPKFEKAIIFGVGYAGTIGGLGTLIGTPPNIILVAQLNELFGMSIGFGSWMLFSVPMVALLILFTWFYLGRLSFRTSIKTLPGGKALIAEERQKLGSTSFEERIVGMVFLFAAFMWISREFLWAGDDAIIVQLPGISDGMIAVIAAMLLFLIPAKATPRVLDWADSKDIPWGVLLLFGGGLAIAAGFQSSGLSNWLGDQLTVLDGLHMLLIIGGATLLIMMLTEITSNTATATMILPVVAALAVALDIHPFALMIPCAMAANCAFMLPVGTPPNAIIFGTGKLKIIEMVRAGFWLNVFATIIIVLSVYYIVPHALNVDFSTFPTEILD, via the coding sequence ATGAAGCTTACATGGAATCGATTATGGGAACAATCTGAACGTACAAAAGATCTTTTAAATATCTTCTCCTATGCAAATAAAAGCTCGGCTGCTCTAAAAAAAGAAGCAGTTGAACATAAAGAGAAGCAACAGAAAAAAACAGTTAATCCTGATGGGGGGAATGATAAGAAGCCATATTCAAGGGCTCAGCTTGTCGGTTTATTACTCGGACCATTACTATTTGTTTTGACAATAGTATTCTTTGAACCTGCTGGATTATCAGGCGATGGGCAAAGAGTGTTAGCGGTTACTCTTTGGATTGCTACGTGGTGGATGACTGAAGCAATTCCAATTCCAGCTACTTCGTTAATGCCCCTTATTTTGCTACCAATGACAGGGGCCATGCAAGGGTCAGATGTGGCATCATCGTATGGAAACGATATTATCTTCTTATTTCTTGGCGGTTTCTTTATTGCTACAGCAATGGAAAAATGGAATTTGCATAAGAGGATCGCTCTTTTTATCATATCGGTAATCGGGACAAGCACACAACGTATTTTACTGGGCTTCATGACGGCAACAGCCTTTCTTTCGTTTTGGGTTTCAAACACAGCGGCTGTTATGATGATGATACCGATGGCACTAGCCATTACAGCTCAAGTAACAGAAGCAATGAAAAACGACCCACGTAAAAAAGACATACCAAAGTTTGAAAAAGCCATTATATTCGGTGTGGGTTACGCTGGTACAATTGGTGGATTAGGTACGCTAATTGGAACACCACCTAATATAATCTTAGTAGCACAATTAAATGAGTTATTCGGTATGTCAATTGGCTTTGGTTCATGGATGTTGTTTTCCGTACCAATGGTCGCGTTACTTATTCTATTTACGTGGTTTTATTTAGGAAGATTAAGTTTTAGAACTAGTATTAAAACATTACCAGGTGGTAAAGCACTAATTGCTGAAGAACGACAAAAGTTAGGCTCCACGTCTTTTGAAGAACGAATTGTTGGAATGGTTTTCCTGTTTGCTGCATTTATGTGGATTTCGAGAGAATTTCTCTGGGCCGGTGATGACGCAATCATCGTACAATTGCCAGGTATATCTGACGGGATGATTGCTGTTATAGCGGCTATGCTACTATTCTTAATTCCGGCAAAAGCAACGCCAAGAGTGTTAGATTGGGCAGACTCGAAAGACATCCCGTGGGGCGTACTTCTCTTATTTGGTGGTGGCTTAGCGATTGCTGCAGGGTTTCAATCTAGCGGTTTATCCAACTGGCTTGGAGACCAACTAACGGTACTTGATGGCCTACACATGTTGTTAATCATTGGTGGTGCAACATTATTAATTATGATGTTAACAGAGATTACTTCAAATACGGCAACAGCAACTATGATTTTACCTGTTGTGGCGGCACTTGCAGTTGCACTTGATATTCATCCGTTTGCTCTTATGATTCCTTGTGCAATGGCAGCAAATTGTGCGTTTATGTTGCCGGTTGGAACACCGCCAAATGCGATTATTTTTGGAACAGGCAAGTTGAAGATCATTGAAATGGTAAGGGCTGGATTTTGGTTAAATGTCTTT
- a CDS encoding oligosaccharide flippase family protein has product MLTKHAFAYLLSHGIPAIVGFLGIAIYSRLLSPTEYGHYAFIFASAAIVNAVLFEWLKVSVLRIQQQHELGRAYYMTVKIVFLSLMLISALFALILTFVSTVATLELVLIILLLSWSQSWYQLHLSLLRSELNPLGYGKVAFARSVIGLLCATILIFFDFGATGLVTGFIIGLLLSVFPMTLRRFGLTLAPSTFNVLLVKQFASYGLPLTITLLLGIVIHQSDRLIITAMLGMEATGNYAIAYDLTEQTIFTCMLIINLAAFPIAIRAFEQKGERAAHQQVKRNTEMLLAVGLPVTIGFIVTKDFIASFFLGAAFQETARILIPYIAVGAFLKGIKLYAIDTVFHLTKQTKLQIIPVILAAVVNVALTIILIPPYGLEGAAIATVLAYALAITISWILLIIQRIPYLFPFKEFVKVLLASAAMIVSLLPYHDESGWGMFLTRVFIGIFTYSLVYAALHYYQIKAFIENRNERKKRIC; this is encoded by the coding sequence TTGTTAACGAAACACGCTTTTGCTTACTTATTATCGCACGGCATACCTGCCATTGTGGGCTTTTTAGGAATCGCTATTTATTCTCGCTTACTTAGTCCCACAGAGTACGGTCATTATGCATTCATTTTTGCAAGTGCAGCAATTGTGAATGCTGTCTTGTTTGAATGGTTAAAGGTTAGCGTCTTGCGCATTCAACAACAGCACGAATTAGGCCGTGCTTACTATATGACTGTGAAAATCGTATTTCTTTCACTGATGCTCATTAGTGCTTTATTTGCACTGATACTGACGTTCGTCTCAACCGTTGCCACCCTCGAACTTGTACTTATTATATTGCTTTTGTCCTGGAGTCAATCGTGGTATCAACTACACCTTTCTTTACTTCGGTCAGAGTTAAACCCCCTTGGATATGGGAAAGTAGCCTTTGCCCGTTCCGTAATCGGATTGCTATGTGCAACAATTCTTATTTTCTTTGACTTTGGAGCAACAGGACTTGTTACCGGGTTCATCATCGGCCTACTGCTCTCTGTTTTTCCAATGACCCTGAGGCGCTTTGGATTAACACTAGCACCGTCCACATTTAACGTCTTATTAGTAAAACAGTTTGCAAGCTATGGTTTGCCATTAACCATTACGTTACTGCTAGGTATTGTTATCCATCAATCTGATCGATTAATCATTACGGCTATGCTGGGAATGGAGGCTACCGGAAACTATGCCATTGCCTATGATTTAACGGAACAAACCATTTTTACTTGTATGCTCATTATTAACTTGGCAGCTTTTCCGATTGCTATACGTGCATTTGAACAGAAAGGTGAACGTGCTGCTCATCAACAAGTAAAACGTAATACAGAGATGCTGTTAGCAGTTGGTCTCCCGGTCACAATAGGATTCATTGTCACAAAAGACTTTATCGCAAGCTTTTTTTTAGGCGCTGCTTTTCAAGAAACGGCACGCATCCTGATTCCTTATATAGCTGTTGGTGCTTTTCTAAAAGGCATTAAACTATACGCAATTGATACAGTCTTTCACCTTACAAAACAAACAAAGCTCCAAATCATACCAGTTATTTTAGCCGCCGTCGTCAATGTTGCCTTGACGATCATCCTTATTCCACCATATGGACTTGAAGGTGCTGCTATAGCGACGGTTTTAGCCTACGCTCTCGCAATTACCATAAGCTGGATTTTGCTCATCATTCAGCGCATTCCCTATCTTTTTCCGTTTAAAGAATTTGTAAAGGTTTTGTTAGCAAGTGCTGCCATGATCGTAAGTTTACTTCCTTATCATGACGAGAGCGGCTGGGGGATGTTTCTCACACGCGTTTTCATTGGCATTTTCACTTATAGCCTTGTTTATGCTGCCCTTCACTACTACCAAATTAAAGCATTTATTGAGAATCGAAACGAGAGGAAGAAACGTATATGTTAA
- a CDS encoding glycosyltransferase codes for MKTIAFILYSFDAGGVERMTLHLAENYIKRGYKVDLVVMHPSGEYTDSVPSGVCIVPLSKVKARAALPGLIYYFRKKKPDIICSAKDYLNVLVILAKKISQLKATLIVSSRVHLSEQAKQDPSANRTKKWVLRTYRYADHVVGVSRGVSSDIQAIARLPVVHTIYNPVITKSLSEKMNQPIHHPFLSDSSLHVFVTVGRLHKQKDYVTLLRAFALVHKRNPHTALILVGDGEEREDLETFVVTAKLQNAVSFVGYQHNPYPYMKQADVFVLSSLYEGFGNVLVEAMAAGTQIVSTDCPSGPKEILKDGMYGHLIPVGNYEALAMAMESALLNPVPAEALIQRAHDFTVDTCANHYEKLWL; via the coding sequence ATGAAAACCATAGCCTTTATTCTCTATTCATTCGATGCTGGTGGTGTTGAACGGATGACCCTACACCTAGCAGAAAACTATATCAAACGAGGTTACAAGGTTGACCTTGTCGTTATGCATCCATCTGGGGAATATACTGATTCTGTTCCAAGTGGGGTATGTATTGTCCCCTTATCAAAAGTGAAAGCTAGAGCGGCATTGCCTGGGCTCATTTACTATTTCCGTAAGAAGAAACCAGACATTATTTGTTCAGCAAAAGATTATCTAAATGTGCTCGTTATTCTCGCCAAAAAAATAAGTCAATTAAAAGCAACATTGATTGTGTCTAGCCGCGTTCATCTAAGTGAGCAAGCGAAGCAAGATCCATCTGCGAATCGAACAAAGAAATGGGTATTACGAACCTATCGGTATGCCGATCACGTTGTAGGCGTTTCCCGCGGGGTATCCTCTGATATTCAAGCCATTGCCCGCTTACCGGTTGTTCATACGATTTATAATCCTGTTATCACAAAATCATTAAGTGAGAAGATGAATCAGCCTATCCATCATCCATTTTTATCAGATTCGTCTTTACATGTTTTCGTCACAGTTGGCAGACTACATAAACAGAAAGATTATGTAACATTACTCCGAGCCTTTGCGCTTGTGCATAAACGCAACCCTCATACGGCGCTTATTCTTGTCGGCGACGGAGAAGAACGTGAAGACTTGGAAACCTTTGTAGTGACAGCCAAACTACAGAATGCCGTCAGCTTTGTTGGCTACCAACACAACCCTTATCCCTATATGAAGCAAGCAGACGTATTTGTATTATCTTCCTTATATGAAGGTTTCGGGAATGTGTTAGTAGAGGCAATGGCCGCTGGGACGCAAATTGTCTCTACCGATTGTCCAAGCGGTCCAAAAGAAATTTTGAAAGATGGCATGTATGGACACCTTATTCCTGTTGGCAACTATGAAGCATTAGCAATGGCTATGGAATCTGCTCTTTTAAACCCTGTTCCTGCGGAAGCGTTAATTCAGAGAGCACATGATTTTACCGTAGATACATGTGCAAACCACTATGAAAAACTTTGGCTATAA
- a CDS encoding DegV family protein, whose amino-acid sequence MTKIKIVTDSTCDIDASILQELGVTVVPLSININGKSYLDGVDLTKKEFAHMLVTSEDLPKSSQPPVGEFVRVYEELLSEPDTHVLSIHMTSAMSGTVASAQMAADECDGKVTVVDSRFISIALSFQVTRAAELANKGTSLEDILSELADIRSKTSLYIVVDTLDYLAKGGRIGKGKALLGSLLKIKPIASLQDGSYTPVATKRSQKQVLEFLTDTFAKETEEKEIKHVGVAHIEAETFSEQVLDRLRKVRQHFSSSILETSPIISTHTGPGAIALMYYTN is encoded by the coding sequence ATGACAAAAATCAAAATTGTGACGGATTCCACTTGCGATATAGATGCATCGATCTTACAAGAGTTAGGGGTAACCGTTGTCCCGTTATCAATAAACATTAATGGTAAAAGTTATTTAGATGGAGTCGATTTAACGAAGAAAGAGTTTGCGCACATGCTTGTGACAAGCGAAGACCTTCCAAAAAGCTCTCAGCCTCCGGTTGGGGAATTCGTCCGGGTTTATGAGGAACTCTTAAGTGAGCCTGATACGCACGTTTTATCTATTCATATGACAAGTGCGATGAGCGGAACCGTTGCATCTGCACAAATGGCGGCAGATGAATGTGATGGTAAAGTGACTGTGGTTGATTCTCGTTTCATTTCAATTGCGTTGTCTTTTCAAGTGACACGCGCGGCGGAACTAGCAAATAAAGGGACAAGCCTTGAGGACATTCTAAGTGAGCTTGCTGATATTCGATCGAAGACTTCTTTATATATTGTTGTCGATACGTTAGACTACTTGGCTAAAGGCGGTCGAATTGGAAAAGGGAAGGCGCTCCTTGGTTCATTATTAAAAATAAAGCCAATTGCTTCCTTACAAGACGGTTCGTATACTCCTGTAGCAACGAAGCGCTCCCAGAAGCAAGTGCTTGAATTTCTAACAGACACATTTGCAAAAGAAACAGAAGAGAAGGAGATTAAACATGTCGGTGTAGCTCATATTGAAGCCGAGACGTTTAGTGAGCAAGTGTTGGATCGTTTAAGAAAAGTCCGACAACATTTCTCATCGTCCATACTGGAAACTTCTCCAATCATTAGCACCCACACAGGGCCTGGTGCCATTGCACTTATGTATTACACAAACTAA
- a CDS encoding cysteine dioxygenase yields MFERHISNCLRPLNKPSIERLRQALLKLNATYDELAPYIQSSREKPYYRKLLFQSKQVELLLMNWSGLDCAPHDHGASYGWIQVIEGNVSNQLFKVKSNELPELFVEKRYKQGKTFFAPKKSVHRMEGNKGLLTLHLYAPPISGMKVYDLEKCAACVVSDDCGAWWPEDQKQRLKVIQLNQTPK; encoded by the coding sequence ATGTTCGAACGCCATATAAGCAACTGCTTGCGTCCTCTCAATAAACCAAGTATTGAAAGACTACGTCAAGCATTGCTAAAGCTGAACGCAACCTATGATGAGTTAGCTCCTTACATTCAATCAAGCAGGGAAAAGCCTTACTATCGCAAACTGCTGTTCCAATCTAAACAGGTTGAACTTTTACTCATGAATTGGTCTGGCCTTGATTGTGCCCCCCATGATCACGGTGCATCTTATGGATGGATTCAAGTGATCGAAGGCAACGTGTCGAATCAGCTTTTTAAAGTGAAATCAAATGAGCTGCCAGAGCTATTCGTTGAGAAACGCTATAAACAAGGGAAAACATTTTTTGCCCCTAAAAAAAGTGTGCACCGCATGGAAGGCAACAAAGGGTTGTTAACTCTCCACTTATACGCTCCACCTATTTCAGGGATGAAAGTGTATGATTTAGAAAAATGTGCCGCCTGTGTCGTATCAGATGATTGTGGTGCCTGGTGGCCAGAAGATCAAAAGCAGCGGCTCAAAGTTATTCAATTAAATCAAACGCCGAAATAA
- a CDS encoding YdcF family protein — MHLSQLNTAELTDAQITELLYHSTFDDGQQGDCIFVPGSSKAVDYKVPKAIQLYQEGRANKLLFSGGVSWDASKKPEAVMMQERALQSGIPEEAILIEKESLHTKENVLASLLVLDRAYYLHHVKHIIIVTSSIHMLRVWLTMRTYMPSWITYSFASVDDRSTKEGNWFLSPHSRKRVEAEVQKLVRYARIGAIIDEDISIGDG, encoded by the coding sequence ATGCATCTCTCTCAGTTAAATACAGCCGAGCTTACAGACGCTCAAATCACCGAACTTCTCTATCATTCTACTTTTGACGATGGACAACAGGGAGATTGCATCTTCGTTCCAGGAAGCAGTAAGGCTGTCGACTATAAAGTCCCAAAAGCGATTCAACTCTATCAGGAAGGACGGGCTAATAAACTATTGTTCTCAGGAGGTGTATCTTGGGATGCTTCCAAGAAACCAGAAGCGGTGATGATGCAAGAACGAGCACTTCAAAGCGGCATCCCTGAGGAAGCGATCTTAATCGAAAAAGAGTCGCTACACACAAAAGAAAATGTTCTGGCTTCTCTCCTCGTTCTCGATCGTGCTTACTACTTGCATCATGTAAAGCATATCATCATCGTCACCTCTAGCATTCATATGTTAAGAGTGTGGTTAACGATGCGCACGTATATGCCAAGCTGGATCACGTACTCTTTTGCCTCTGTAGATGATCGGAGCACAAAAGAAGGGAATTGGTTTCTGTCACCTCATAGTCGCAAAAGAGTCGAAGCAGAAGTGCAGAAGCTTGTACGCTATGCAAGAATAGGGGCCATTATTGATGAAGACATTTCCATTGGCGATGGATAA
- a CDS encoding response regulator: MIRVAMVEDEEEIAHFHSLFLKKVEGFTLVASAQTFEEGLQQVKEHKPDLLLLDVYIGDRNGLDILKQVRLEERNVDVILITSANDAYTVQTGYRFGVIDYLVKPFTFARFKEALERYRLIKQETKQPSFAQQEIDKLLQRNETNQLIEKVHMPKGITEVTAKRILEALDDTNWQTAAELEERTSISHVSLRKYLRYFHEQAFIEKDLVYLTHGRPYNRYRILEAGKTFRLKS; this comes from the coding sequence TTGATTCGTGTAGCAATGGTTGAAGATGAGGAAGAGATTGCACATTTCCACAGTCTTTTTCTTAAAAAAGTTGAAGGATTTACATTGGTAGCAAGTGCACAAACGTTTGAAGAGGGTTTACAGCAAGTGAAAGAACACAAACCAGATCTATTGTTGCTTGATGTGTATATAGGTGACAGGAATGGGTTAGATATCTTAAAGCAAGTGCGCTTAGAGGAACGGAATGTCGATGTAATTCTTATTACATCCGCAAATGATGCGTATACGGTTCAAACAGGCTACCGCTTTGGTGTCATTGATTATCTCGTAAAGCCATTTACCTTTGCGCGCTTTAAAGAAGCTCTTGAACGCTACCGGCTTATAAAACAAGAAACGAAGCAACCATCATTTGCTCAACAAGAAATAGACAAATTGCTTCAACGAAATGAAACAAACCAACTCATAGAAAAAGTACATATGCCAAAAGGCATTACAGAAGTAACGGCGAAGAGGATTTTAGAAGCATTAGATGATACAAACTGGCAAACAGCTGCGGAATTAGAGGAGCGGACAAGCATTTCTCATGTTTCGCTCCGAAAATACTTACGCTACTTTCATGAACAAGCGTTTATCGAGAAAGATCTTGTCTATTTAACGCATGGGCGACCATACAATCGCTACCGTATTTTGGAAGCAGGTAAGACGTTTCGATTAAAAAGTTGA
- a CDS encoding glycosyltransferase family 2 protein yields the protein MLTIIIPTLGERKQEFNRLLSSLETQTMPALELIIVSQNHHELVSEWLTPITISYRHIRLQEKGLSKARNAALPYINGDLVTFSDDDCWYPNHAVATVHKYLKNDSDGCCFQIFDPEMNETYKNYPKKPSSTVNGRMLFRKSSIELFFKTEAIASLRFHESFGLGSHYPSGEENLFLQQFTTGKKRLAYYPETIVYHQKPTKQSRLSEKQLISKGPLFKTMYNTPIGLLLLTALFIKKAGSIKQPVNSYTKAVKAMLSFSEQPERGTK from the coding sequence ATGTTAACAATCATTATCCCTACCTTAGGAGAACGCAAACAAGAATTTAACCGACTTCTTTCTAGTCTCGAAACACAAACGATGCCTGCGCTTGAACTGATTATTGTTTCGCAAAACCATCATGAACTAGTAAGTGAATGGCTGACACCTATTACGATTTCTTATAGGCATATTCGATTACAGGAGAAAGGCTTATCGAAAGCGAGAAATGCAGCCCTACCTTATATAAACGGAGATCTTGTTACGTTTTCTGATGACGACTGCTGGTATCCAAACCATGCAGTCGCCACAGTACATAAGTACTTAAAAAACGACAGCGACGGCTGTTGCTTTCAGATTTTCGATCCTGAAATGAATGAGACCTACAAGAACTATCCAAAAAAACCATCTTCTACTGTCAATGGCCGAATGTTGTTTCGAAAATCCTCTATCGAGCTTTTTTTTAAAACCGAAGCCATTGCCTCTTTACGTTTTCATGAGTCATTCGGTCTTGGAAGCCATTACCCTAGCGGTGAAGAGAATTTATTTTTACAGCAATTCACAACAGGAAAAAAGCGGCTTGCTTATTATCCTGAAACGATTGTTTATCATCAAAAGCCAACAAAACAATCGAGGCTTTCAGAGAAACAACTCATTAGTAAGGGCCCTTTGTTTAAAACCATGTACAACACACCTATAGGACTACTTTTACTTACTGCGTTATTCATTAAAAAAGCGGGTTCCATTAAGCAACCAGTCAACAGTTATACGAAAGCTGTGAAAGCAATGCTCTCATTTAGCGAACAGCCAGAAAGGGGGACAAAATGA
- a CDS encoding ATP-binding protein: protein MKKEPLTLRTQTMLLSASIVLVALLLFGLFSAFQQATLTREQLADKVQISASHLQTHPAVVSALEADETTDELIQLAEIIREENEFLYIVVMDTDQKRYTHPVEDRVGERFIGGDADLVFEGESYISEAVGFLGPSVRAFEPVFSQTGELIGAVSVGISTDAINEAETQAILTSVAGASGSLLVGMIGAYFLSNRIKKQLHGLEPQQIARLVNEREAILEAAGEGVIAINEDSEIIAINGAATTFLKATNHEESVEGKKVHEVWPELKLEEVMEQREGSYDVVYQRNDLEAVVTKVPIFYQDLCIGALATFREKNQLDDIIKRLSGVETYAKSLRSETHEFMNKLHIISAMVETESYSELKDYIENLSLRYQQKKNSQLPDEIGKLVSDKSLAQFLARKTSVLEEQGINVLFQSGTPWPKLSSELIDAWITIIGNTMDNAAEASLNHRETYIIVTIKQVGGVLRYVIEDNGKGFSPNQERQSTKKGDHGYGLENVKKEVSRFRGTIDLLSREGKGTIITIHIPLGT from the coding sequence ATGAAAAAAGAACCACTAACGCTTAGAACGCAAACGATGTTATTAAGTGCTAGCATTGTCCTAGTAGCGTTGTTATTATTCGGATTATTTAGCGCGTTTCAACAGGCAACGTTAACACGAGAACAGCTGGCTGATAAAGTTCAAATTAGCGCCAGCCACTTGCAGACTCATCCAGCAGTTGTATCTGCCCTTGAAGCAGACGAAACGACGGATGAACTCATACAACTTGCTGAGATAATTAGAGAAGAAAATGAGTTCTTGTATATTGTCGTGATGGATACGGATCAAAAACGTTACACCCATCCCGTTGAGGACCGCGTTGGGGAACGGTTTATAGGCGGTGACGCAGACTTAGTATTTGAAGGAGAATCGTATATTTCGGAAGCTGTTGGTTTTTTAGGCCCTTCTGTTCGAGCTTTTGAACCTGTTTTTAGTCAAACAGGCGAATTAATCGGTGCCGTATCAGTTGGAATCTCTACTGATGCAATTAACGAGGCTGAAACCCAGGCAATTCTTACATCAGTAGCTGGTGCAAGCGGGAGCTTACTTGTTGGGATGATTGGTGCCTATTTTCTTTCAAACCGAATTAAAAAGCAGCTTCACGGTCTTGAACCTCAGCAAATCGCACGGCTTGTAAATGAGCGTGAAGCCATTTTAGAAGCAGCGGGTGAAGGCGTGATCGCGATTAATGAAGACAGTGAAATCATTGCCATTAATGGCGCAGCTACAACCTTTTTAAAAGCAACCAATCATGAAGAATCTGTGGAGGGGAAAAAGGTCCATGAAGTGTGGCCAGAACTTAAATTGGAAGAAGTGATGGAACAGCGTGAAGGGAGCTACGATGTTGTTTATCAACGAAATGATTTAGAAGCAGTTGTGACAAAGGTGCCGATTTTTTATCAAGATCTCTGTATCGGTGCGCTTGCCACATTTCGTGAAAAGAATCAGTTAGATGATATTATAAAACGTTTAAGTGGAGTAGAAACCTATGCCAAAAGCTTAAGGAGCGAAACCCACGAGTTTATGAACAAGCTACACATTATTAGTGCGATGGTGGAAACCGAATCATATAGTGAACTAAAAGACTATATTGAAAATCTATCTTTACGCTATCAGCAAAAGAAGAATAGCCAATTACCAGATGAAATTGGCAAATTAGTATCTGATAAAAGTTTAGCGCAGTTTTTAGCTCGAAAAACAAGCGTGTTAGAAGAGCAAGGTATTAACGTTCTGTTCCAATCAGGTACACCTTGGCCAAAACTATCTTCAGAGCTAATTGATGCATGGATTACGATCATTGGGAACACCATGGACAATGCAGCGGAAGCTAGTCTCAATCATCGAGAAACGTATATTATTGTCACAATTAAGCAAGTAGGGGGCGTCCTTCGCTATGTTATTGAGGATAACGGCAAAGGCTTTTCGCCTAATCAAGAAAGACAATCGACAAAAAAGGGAGATCATGGCTACGGGTTAGAGAATGTAAAAAAAGAAGTCTCTCGTTTTCGTGGAACGATTGACCTTTTATCAAGAGAAGGTAAAGGTACCATTATTACGATCCATATTCCATTAGGGACATGA
- a CDS encoding DMT family transporter, which yields MRWSSSVLTAALFAFLAVAFWGISFVNTKALLVELTPSTILISRFAIGSLFLFLFLIIFRYPLKLPLYYLPHLFILGTLGVFIHQWLQSTALLTIQASEAGWMISLIPIFTCVLAVFFLHERFTRLKGIGMLLALLGVLLITNPTHISSFQPGYMLMFLSTINWAVYSLLLKGLRIPLPPVTITFYMCLIGTCLTFPLVQVHTSIKELTSLSMNGWSHLLFLGVFVSAVAYFFWAKALKQLQASTVSSFLYIEPVVTFIAAVYVLKEKVLLLSIVGGIIIIGGVLLSNHGLTQPKNRE from the coding sequence ATGCGTTGGTCTAGTTCTGTTTTAACTGCGGCTTTATTTGCTTTTTTAGCCGTCGCCTTTTGGGGGATATCGTTTGTAAACACTAAGGCACTGCTTGTAGAGCTTACGCCTAGTACAATCTTGATCAGTCGTTTTGCAATCGGTTCTCTATTTCTATTTTTATTTTTAATCATATTTCGCTATCCTCTTAAATTGCCTTTATACTACCTTCCGCACCTCTTTATTCTTGGGACTCTCGGTGTGTTTATACACCAATGGTTACAATCAACGGCATTGTTAACCATTCAAGCTTCTGAAGCGGGCTGGATGATTTCCCTGATTCCTATTTTCACGTGTGTACTTGCAGTTTTTTTTCTTCATGAACGATTCACACGTCTAAAAGGAATCGGCATGCTTCTAGCACTATTAGGTGTCCTGCTCATTACGAACCCTACGCACATTTCATCTTTCCAGCCGGGCTATATGCTCATGTTTCTTAGCACGATTAACTGGGCCGTTTATTCTTTGCTTTTAAAAGGACTCCGTATACCATTGCCGCCTGTGACCATTACGTTTTATATGTGTTTAATCGGTACATGCCTTACCTTCCCACTCGTACAGGTTCATACGAGCATCAAGGAATTAACGTCGCTTTCCATGAACGGATGGAGTCATTTGCTTTTTCTAGGGGTGTTCGTTTCGGCGGTTGCCTACTTCTTTTGGGCAAAAGCCTTGAAGCAACTACAAGCATCAACCGTATCTAGTTTTCTTTATATTGAACCGGTAGTAACGTTTATCGCGGCAGTCTATGTTTTAAAAGAAAAAGTTCTACTTCTAAGTATTGTAGGAGGAATCATAATTATAGGAGGAGTCTTGCTGTCAAACCACGGTTTAACTCAGCCGAAAAACAGGGAATAA